From a region of the Oryza sativa Japonica Group chromosome 6, ASM3414082v1 genome:
- the LOC107277189 gene encoding uncharacterized protein: protein MPLACFAARGGGGAGASSSSSPAPAASATSVYWTHLGTVTLTWSRGQLGLVLAAELHLAGEGAAPALRFLLRPLLPWRRRGCKRFAGGGHAVAFTWDMSRARLAGRRPEPVARYSLHVCVDGELVLAAGDLALLAPSAGFLLTRRENAVAAGGGEAYATTVAVAGGRHEVSIAVEDAVMWVAIDGEKALQVRRLRWKFRGSERLDLPRGRVRVSWDLHGWLFAADAVAVFVLRFETADVADTSKIDMERDAGMLALRQSSFNRKHHHHGGGGGAAAESWCSSDSDRRGWRRGPFRSGSDSSPAVSVASTSAASSAGSMATVADWATAEEAAMNDGGGFSLVVHLWKTKKRR from the coding sequence atgcCGCTCGCCTGCTTCGccgcacgcggcggcgggggcgcgggcgcctcgtcgtcgtcgtccccggcgccggccgcgtcggcgACGTCGGTGTACTGGACGCACCTCGGCACCGTCACCCTGACGTGGTCGCGCGGGCAGCTCGGGCTCGTCCTCGCCGCGGAGCTCCACCTCGCCGGGGagggcgccgcgcccgcgctgcGGTTCTTGCTCCGGCCGTTGctcccgtggcggcggcgagggtgcaagaggttcgccggcggcgggcacgCCGTCGCGTTCACGTGGGACATGTCCcgcgcccgcctcgccggacGGCGGCCGGAGCCCGTGGCGAGGTATTCCCTGCATGTGTGCGTCGACGGGGAGCTCGTGCTGGCGGCGGGCGACCTCGCGCTGCTCGCCCCGTCCGCCGGGTTCCTCCTCACCCGCCGCGAGaacgcggtcgccgccggcggcggcgaggcgtacgccaccaccgtcgccgtcgcggggGGGAGGCACGAGGTGTCGATCGCGGTGGAGGACGCCGTCATGTGGGTTGCCATCGACGGCGAGAAGGCGCTCCAGGTGCGGCGGCTCCGGTGGAAGTTCCGCGGCAGCGAGAGGCTCGACCTCCCGCGCGGCCGCGTCCGCGTCTCGTGGGACCTCCACGGCTGGCtcttcgccgccgacgccgtcgcggtGTTCGTCCTCCGGTTCGAGACGGCCGACGTCGCGGACACCTCCAAGATCGACATGGAACGTGACGCCGGCATGCTCGCGCTAAGGCAGAGCTCTTTCAACAGgaagcaccaccaccacggcggcggcggcggcgccgccgccgagagctGGTGCAGCAGCGACAGCGACAGGAGAGGGTGGAGGAGGGGGCCGTTCAGGTCGGGGTCGgactcgtcgccggcggtgtcggtggcgtcgacgtcggcggcgtcgtcggccgggagcatggcgacggtggccgaCTGGGccacggcggaggaggcggcgatgaacgacggcggcggcttctctCTCGTCGTGCACCTCTGGAAGACGAAGAAGAGGAGGTAA
- the LOC9269065 gene encoding deSI-like protein At4g17486, whose translation MAPFSSSSSPSPALAPASSSSTASTPRAPRQQLPRGASSSSSSSPVYLNVYDVTPANGYARWLGLGVYHSGVQVHGVEYAYGAHDGAGSGIFEVAPRRCPGYAFREAILVGTTELTRAEVRAVMADLAADFPGDAYNLVSRNCNHFCDAACRRLVRARIPRWVNRLAKIGVVFTCVIPGNGAAVRRKGDPPATATAPGGKASIRSRSARQGADAAAPPRPKTFFRSLSVGGGGGGGGGKNVTPRPLSTSPSPTPPAPPAFTTAT comes from the exons ATGgcgcccttctcctcctcctcctcgccctcgccggcgctggcaccggcctcctcctcctccaccgcctccacgcCCCGGGCCCCAAGGCAGCAGCTGCCTcgcggcgcgtcgtcgtcgtcgtcgtcgtccccggtGTACCTCAACGTGTACGACGTCACCCCCGCCAACGGCTACGCGCGCTGGCTCGGCCTCGGCGTCTACCACTCCGGCGTCCAAG TTCATGGGGTGGAGTACGCGTACGGGGCGCACGACGGGGCGGGGAGCGGGATCTtcgaggtggcgccgaggagGTGCCCGGGGTACGCCTTCCGGGAGGCGATCCTGGTGGGGACGACGGAGCTGACGCGCGCCGAGGTGCGCGCGGTCATGGCGGACCTCGCCGCGGACTTCCCCGGCGACGCCTACAACCTCGTCTCCCGCAACTGCAACCACTTCTGCGacgccgcgtgccgccgcctcgtccgcgccCGCATCCCGCGCTGGGTCAACCGCCTCGCCAAGATCGGGGTCGTCTTCACCTGCGTCATCCCGGGCAACGGCGCCGCGGTGCGGCGCAAGGGGGACCccccggccaccgccaccgcccccggCGGGAAGGCCAGCATCCGCAGCCGCTCCGCTCGCCAGggcgcggacgccgccgcgccgccgcggcccaaGACGTTCTTCCGCTCCctctccgtcggcggcggcggcggcggcggcggcggcaagaacgtgacgccgcggccgctctcgacctcgccgtcgccgacaccGCCCGCTCCCCCGGCGTTTACCACCGCCACGTAA